In one Diabrotica virgifera virgifera chromosome 7, PGI_DIABVI_V3a genomic region, the following are encoded:
- the LOC114336807 gene encoding uncharacterized protein LOC114336807 isoform X1, whose translation MFKIASLILIISIIAPLVIGGQDSAIEWRPFNGLPDDRAIVIQIQTEYTPTIYIGLAHVIDDVAQSEAYLPVNLVEGFDYANVTLNDKSYLVKENLQILCFKNPTYLSWKWTKAENFDDLLNDPTFAPIVAGWEANSILGYNATVYMGVGDIPALGGNNVGKVYHGLPETDNGRKDGGLYIDRTGVSAEYTIGGGRFLVPVNIR comes from the exons ATGTTTAAAATTGCGTCACTTATTCTAATCATATCCATTATTGCTCCTCTTGTAATTGGAGGCCAGG ATTCAGCTATTGAATGGCGACCATTTAATGGATTACCAGATGACCGTGCAATAGTAATTCAAATCCAAACTGAATATACCCCAACTATTTACATTGGCCTAGCACACGTTATTGATGATGTAGCTCAGTCTGAAGCTTATCTTCCTGTAAATTTGGTTGAAGGTTTCGACTATGCAAACGTAACTTTAAATGATAAAAGCTATTTAGTTAAGGAAAATCTTCAG ATTCTATGTTTTAAAAACCCTACTTACTTGTCATGGAAATGGACAAAAGCAGAAAATTTTGATGACTTATTGAATGATCCTACTTTTGCCCCCATCGTGGCTGGTTGGGAGGCAAATTCAATATTAGGATACAACGCAACGGTATATATGGGAGTGGGTGACATTCCAGCTTTGGGAGGGAACAATGTAGGAAAAGTATATCATGGTCTACCAGAAACAGATAATGGTCGAAAGGATGGTGGTTTATACATAGATAGGACAGGTGTATCTGCTGAATATACCATTGGTGGCGGTCGTTTTCTTGTACCAGTTAATATtagataa